In Zingiber officinale cultivar Zhangliang chromosome 3B, Zo_v1.1, whole genome shotgun sequence, a single window of DNA contains:
- the LOC122056116 gene encoding putative disease resistance RPP13-like protein 1: MADVLNFFVIRYLDKLSDVIKGEIGKVLGVKEETKRLHRKLSRIRPYIQDAEKRRRRDPAINNWVKELKDIMYDVEDTLDLCLIEGGRLLEALPSSPLEVCSPVSLLSFCFQCYKFRRNIWNQIKRVNDRLDEIKDDSNVIPRLVAHINEGLQDNTVKMSSPTSSTHVATDIVGTQIVDAAQMLISEIERNKKKCSVLGISGMGGIGKTTLAQKIFNDEMVKKQFPKRVWLHVSKDYSQIELLKQILRGVGGHDDGVQSRAEVEGRIVPLLSESLLLVLDDIWSASAWGDLIRNPILNGSCRATVLYTTRHEDVVAEMRADFVHHVEKMHEDSGWELIRKIVFGEGENEIISELKEVGMEIVRKCDGLPLAIKVMAGVLFHKDRTKREWIKVVESDLWFMTENRNEVSNALYLSYEDLPSHLKQCFLSCAFYRGISFRSDLIRLLMAEGFVIEESNRLMEDTAENYYEELIARNLLQNHTKNLNSVGVVMHDVLRSFAEKLMEEEGIIINNGQCTSTNSLTKIRRLSISNQGDDVLSLPNVITEQKCLRVLRLINCPRINRIENHAFESLQRLRVLDLCDTSIESLPDCLTKLLHLKYLDLDRTKIRRIPESIECLANLQTLNLSGCESLHELPMGITKLSNLRCLRIEKTPLTHVPKGVGKLKNLNTFLGFFVGHCDSMSKMDGGCDLDELQYLCNLRHLRIDKLERATRTRNGNFMLANKKFLRRLILEWTKNNNENNEEQITEAEMICNQFSPPSNLQSLAIKNFPGRQFPEWMVSTSALDSLANLTLLSLANFPSYTVLPPLGQLPNLKVLDIEGGEAIRSIGPEFLGCRTPAFPKLEYIAFDNMRNWEAWILREALDVQATNLNLFPNLKSCNIINCPKLKNSILPSNRYLQINLCPSLEYVEKVGTLQQLVVIFPAEIKQLPQWLSSLINATLHSLQLFYMHCDSLLLDSCSKGKQNCHIIQQIPKVTIYSVDRKTRLLLNKGSYKYEIKDEFGSFISLDQPSFHG, from the exons ATGGCAGATGTCCTAAACTTTTTTGTTATAAGATACCTTGACAAACTATCAGATGTTATAAAGGGAGAGATAGGTAAAGTGCTAGGGGTTAAAGAAGAAACTAAGAGGCTTCatagaaaattatcaagaatccGTCCCTATATTCAAGATGCTGAAAAAAGAAGACGTAGAGATCCTGCGATCAACAATTGGGTGAAGGAATTAAAAGATATCATGTATGATGTAGAAGACACACTTGATCTTTGCTTGATTGAaggtgggagattattggaggcTCTTCCATCTTCTCCTTTGGAGGTATGCTCTCCGGTTAGTTTGCTTTCATTTTGCTTCCAGTGTTATAAGTTCCGAAGAAACATTTGGAATCAAATAAAAAGAGTCAATGATAGACTCGACGAAATCAAAGACGACAGTAATGTTATACCCAGATTAGTAGCACACATAAATGAAGGCCTCCAAGATAACACAGTAAAAATGTCATCTCCTACCTCTTCCACACATGTGGCGACAGACATTGTTGGGACACAAATTGTAGATGCTGCCCAAATGTTAATTTCAGAGATAGAGcgtaacaaaaaaaaatgtagTGTGTTGGGAATTTCTGGGATGGGTGGAATAGGCAAGACCACTCTAGCACAAAAAATATTTAACGATGAAATGGTGAAAAAACAGTTTCCTAAAAGAGTGTGGTTACATGTATCTAAGGATTACTCTCAGATTGAGCTACTCAAACAAATACTAAGAGGTGTAGGAGGACATGATGATGGTGTTCAAAGTAGAGCAGAAGTTGAAGGTAGAATTGTTCCTCTTCTTTCAGAAAGTTTGCTTCTTGTACTGGATGATATATGGAGTGCAAGTGCATGGGGAGATTTAATCAGAAATCCCATTTTGAATGGTTCCTGTAGGGCTACTGTCTTATATACCACTAGGCATGAAGATGTGGTAGCAGAAATGAGAGCTGATTTTGTCCACCATGTTGAGAAAATGCACGAAGACAGTGGCtgggaattaattagaaaaattgTTTTTGGAGAAGGGGAGAATGAAATAATTTCTGAATTGAAAGAAGTTGGTATGGAAATTGTCAGAAAATGTGATGGTCTTCCTCTAGCAATTAAAGTGATGGCTGGTGTTTTATTTCACAAGGACCGGACCAAAAGGGAGTGGATAAAAGTTGTTGAAAGTGATTTATGGTTTATGACCGAGAATAGAAATGAAGTATCAAATGCTTTATACTTGAGCTATGAGGATTTGCCGAGTCACCTCAAACAATGTTTTCTTAGTTGTGCTTTCTATCGTGGCATATCATTTCGATCAGACTTAATCCGACTATTGATGGCTGAAGGATTTGTGATTGAAGAATCAAATCGTTTGATGGAAGACACAGCTGAGAACTACTACGAGGAACTTATTGCAAGAAACCTTTTGCAAAATCATACTAAAAATTTAAATAGTGTAGGAGTTGTTATGCATGATGTTTTACGATCTTTTGCAGAAAAATTGATGGAAGAGGAAGGGATTATCATTAATAATGGTCAATGCACAAGTACAAATTCTTTGACAAAGATTCGTCGTTTGTCCATCTCAAACCAAGGTGATGATGTGTTATCTCTTCCCAATGTGATAACAGAGCAAAAATGTTTAAGAGTCCTACGCCTCATCAATTGCCCTCGAATCAACCGAATAGAGAATCATGCATTTGAAAGCTTACAGCGTCTCAGAGTCTTGGATTTGTGTGATACATCCATAGAAAGCCTCCCAGATTGTCTTACGAAATTGTTACATTTAAAATACTTGGATCTTGATCGAACAAAGATTAGAAGGATTCCTGAATCCATTGAGTGCCTTGCAAACCTGCAAACTTTGAATCTGTCGGGGTGTGAATCACTGCATGAACTTCCAATGGGGATCACAAAGTTAAGCAATTTGAGGTGCCTTCGAATTGAGAAGACTCCGCTCACCCATGTTCCAAAGGGAGTTGGGAAGCTGAAAAATCTCAACACTTTTTTGGGATTTTTTGTCGGCCATTGTGACTCCATGAGCAAGATGGATGGAGGTTGTGACTTGGACGAGTTGCAATATTTGTGCAATCTAAGACACTTACGGATAGATAAATTGGAAAGGGCAACAAGGACAAGAAACGGAAACTTTATGCTTGCGAACAAAAAATTTCTCAGGAGATTGATTCTTGAATGGACAAAGAATAATAATGAAAACAATGAGGAGCAAATCACTGAGGCGGAGATGATATGCAACCAATTCAGTCCTCCATCGAACCTACAATCTCTTGCAATTAAGAATTTCCCTGGCCGACAATTTCCAGAGTGGATGGTGTCAACTTCTGCACTTGATTCTTTGGCTAACTTAACACTTTTGAGTCTGGCCAATTTCCCATCATATACGGTGCTCCCTCCATTGGGCCAACTTCCCAATCTTAAAGTCCTAGACATTGAAGGAGGGGAAGCAATCAGGAGTATTGGTCCTGAATTCCTTGGCTGCAGAACGCCTGCATTCCCAAAACTTGAGTATATAGCATTCGACAACATGCGCAATTGGGAAGCGTGGATATTGCGTGAAGCACTGGATGTTCAAGCAACCAACCTCAATTTGTTTCCTAATCTGAAATCGTGTAACATCATCAACTGCCCAAAGCTGAAAAATAGCATCCTTCCTTCGAATAGGTATTTGCAAATTAATCTCTGTCCAAGTTTGGAATATGTGGAGAAGGTTGGCACGTTGCAGCAATTGGTAGTTATTTTCCCCGCTGAAATAAAACAGCTTCCACAGTGGTTGTCAAGCCTGATTAATGCGACTTTGCATAGTTTGCAGCTATTTTACATGCACTGCGATTCACTTCTACTAGATAGTTGCAGCAAGGGGAAGCAAAATTGTCACATCATTCAACAAATTCCAAAAGTTACTATTTATAGCGTTGATCGTAAAACACGCTTATTACTCAACAAGGGCTCGTACAAATACGAAATAAAGGATGAGTTTGGAAGTTTCATCTCCCTT GATCAACCAAGCTTCCATGGCTGA